The sequence tgtgtagttaataagaagaatccggagaaacttctcagaaataatatgagccagcactctcgcgtgactctcgtccacaccttccggacagtccagaagtggcgaatctttaaggtatggctcaacagtcaattgcagagtctcgaggattttcgttcgaggaagatatttgactgctttctcgaagaacgtcacaaatatgtccagcattgatagtaactccggcttcgggtagtgtagatcataggcttcttgctgacggagaagatgataaggactgctcgttttgtttgtcgtcactagcatggcgcatgtttcgcaaccgacatcagtgatgagtttggcaatgtaaccacctacatacaccaagcctgaataggcaatagagttcggtggtttgggaggaggttctcgcagagcttcaagttcctcaataacatcttccggaataggcaccgccgcttcttcaatgttttcgtcgcgaatgcccatgtcttttgaaggtagcgccttctCCTTGACAATGTgcgtcaaagcagctgtgacggctcccctctttgacgttgtaaatatgcgtggcccaccaaaaatgcactgctgtggcagctggggttctcttACGTGCACCTTAAATCTAAGCACCTCCATCGAATatgaggtggtcgggtcttaaaaaatattgttgttgctagtagcgctgcgtgtgcgtcttctattgccgattgccgagaaaggcagactgtccccacacgcacctgtacttccttcaccgcttgctacaaccgaaagaagtaattagcacgagaaattggcggggcacagctggtttacaacacgaagcctATACGGccaaacgcgctttgggcggttggctcgcgacgccctcacgcggagcgcgccgtcgtgactgtatagaaaaagttctattgtactcccggcggctgcgcaggccgtaagggaaggagcgagcgcgcgcctctagaccggccgtgctcggactaaagtccctagatttttcgtttttacttaagtaccgacaactgcctcccttcacggccctctctcacgcgcagctggcgtccgacgccattttcttcctaacttggaagatttacaaagccaagtgcgtctaagtacattagccacgcatctttcagcggacaatatgctaccgcgacgggCCTTTCTCCTGCCGTCAAccacctgtcattagtgaatgggggacccGTTTCACCAGGtgttggaaaagagttaggaagagcatggctaccgaaaacgagcgttagccaatgagattcgtcgccggcgcttcaatggttgtcggtacttaagaaagaacaggggaaaatctagggactataGCTCGGACgtgtcgctcttgcttggttttcccattgcgcgcgcggagaacgtgctccccggggcttttatctcgcatttttcacgctatgggggccgttccttcgtcgtactcgaaagcaggcatgcagtcctgctgcattgtgaactgtcacaaaagtttaaaaatgacgaagagccgaaaatttcctgtcatgttctaccgtttctaatgcaagcagtgcgaggagcagaggcgtcaataGTGGATTATGGCttttcgccgcgatgctttcgcggtcttgtcaccttgaagcaatttttgtcgtacacagtattacgaactattaacggggagaaacgcgatgatcgtgcttatttgaaagggaagtgcgtttgtgagccgaagctacaacaaatagccgttgtacgtttcgagattgcgcgctggctttccgagtcaaccatttgtaatgtgacagcagcggagcatgtgggcttattacaccacagtttaaataacttaccgcgagtactaagtgtttaattcagctgattgcggtacatttcccgtcgcggctccctgtaaacagaattaagctgcatgtttgcactgagcgtttatattggccttgcatgcgacacgccgtgattgcttagcaggctgaagtgttgcgctgctaagatcgtggtcatgagttcgattcacgcatacggcagctgcatttcgatgagaacaaaatgcagtaacaccggcgtacttaaatttacgtacacgttaaaaaccccaggtggccgcCAGGGTTCAAgaactcctggccgtctcctaggcggggccatcggcccgccccaccaactcgcaggactcggaataaagttatttcctcctccaccacggcgtccctcgtaataatgttatgcgttcggcacgtaatataaagccttgcctgcgcgtgagccgcgggcaatataccgttcccgctttggaaacgagctgaaaaaagaaccaaggtggcaattaaatttttgatggcttcgcgaattcagatgcccttatcatcgggcacaaagtcccagtgggtattgtatagtattaggggcgtagccagaaattttttcggggggggggggggagggtccaaccatactttatgtatgttcgtgcgtgcgtttgtatgtgtgcgtgtacatatacgcaagcaaaattgaaaattttcggaaagagtttgaacccccccccccacttggctacgcccctgtatagtatgatgctgagcTGACCAAgccagctgtcgaaacaaccaaagggACATTCGAATAAgagaacacggtgcgtgatcaggcgtcgatattattcgaaatgagacacgcctctgcaagaaacatgcatggtcgaagtgggcatgaaatatatatattttttttcgcgtatcattatgctgtcaaagggagctctataaaatccaaggtgacattaaacttgcgatccgacgttgttatcattcgatgcaaacctcggcaaaagtgaaactcccacgaaactgaacactgcgcattgcgatgcagccagtgactcaacagggcagatgtaaatttatgctcttcacactgagctcatgataaatttaaagccgcacgacaaacttggcatccaaccaatcgaaaagttatcagtagaaaacgcacgcgaaagcgtgctggatgtttgctgacagctccgagtagacacgactgccgcaacgaatgtgcgttttaccggtaacataattgcagaactcgcgcagtcacctccctaatCATGTCAAAGAAATCTGCTCGTTCAGCATcagcacgcacgtagcgctcgcacaaacagcatcgtccttgacgacctacTCGGTCCCggaaaggtggtcgatcaactgtcctcctctggtgagattcccaccgtgaaaacgtatttttccatctctgggatctttctaaaccttcagagcaagcgacacgtgaagctgcacgtgcacggcgagcagaaaacagcgcgtgcagggtgcgtgaacgtgctgagacagcgcagtcaaaaggcaggtgcggggggCTTTTCGTTTGGGCCGCTGAAGTGAAAGGTTGTTTCTTTCACGCTCCGCGATTTTGAACGCGATCTCTACGCTTCCCTCAGCGGCCGCTGGGTCCCACGATTCCTGAGTTGGACGAGATGAAGACCGGCAAAGCTCAGAGATCCCTCCAACAACAGGAGGACCTTCCCGAGCACCAGACCGTTTCTGTCAATGGTGACCAGCCACTGGAGAAGGCCAAGGTGGCGCTACCACCCTCCCAGGTCACTTCGGAGCCTCCCGCCACCATCGCGGCACCCCCTAAGCCTGCCTGCAACACCGCGGCACCTGCTGCCCCTGCTGCTGCCATCGCACCCGCCGTTCATCGCGTTGCCGCGAAGCCTCACCAGCGCTCACGCTCGGGTACTCGAGTGGTACGCCCGCCCTTCGAGCTTCGCAATCATCTATTGGCACAATACGCCACAGCGCTACGGAAAAAACAGGACGAAGAAGATTATCAGAACTTCGTAACCTGGCTAGCTCAAAAGCGTGCCACACTGCGAGCTGCAACCCACGCGGCACACGCAAATACAAACACGAGTCCGGCACAAGCACCGACTGCGAGCCTCAACCAGTTGGAGCAGCAGGCAGTGACAACCATTGGAGACTGGCTGCTCAACAAGGCCAAGGAGGCAGCGCCAGTTGCCGCCGACCTTTCCGAGCCAGCAGCTACCACGCCAGTCAGCACAGACGACGCTACGTCCAGTCCATATGCTGCGATGACGGAAGACGAAGCCATAGACGCCACGGCGACCTCGCGTAAGCGGGGACGCGAGGAAGACGCAGCGGAGTGCCCGCGGAAGCAGGCGAACACACAAGCAACAGCTGGTACCACAACAACAGCTGCAGCATCACCCGCCGGTTCCCCTTCCGAGCCGGACGATACCGCGAGTTCAACCACAACCCATGCAGCCCTCCTCACACAGGCGGCCTCCGCCGACAGCGTGGCTGCGCCCCCTGCGGctcccgcaggaaagaggaagaaaaacaaGCGGAAGACACAATCCAagccgcttgcggcctgaatgtccaacgagacggaatgtacaacgagactgaatgtccaatagtggacatttagtctcgttggacatttcgtctcgttggacattccgtctcggttggacattcagtctcgttggacatacagtctcgttggacattcagtctcggttggacattcagtctcggttggacattccgtcccggtcacaaatttcgcttttccgttttcgttccacacatcccaatatttgctgtgaaaattttccgaatgtgccctaacatttgcgacgtgcgtgaaaattcgtttcgtcgtgataggacgtggcgctgagactgcgtattacgcacggcgcgtaatactgctcgatacccagtcttgtacaaatggcagggatatatatatatatatatatatatatatatatatatatatatatatatatatatatatatatatatatatatatatatgtgtgtgtgtgtatatatatgtatgtataaagagagagagagagcgcgagcgcaaagacacgagggaataaaataaggacataagacgcaaaaaaagaagtatttaaaaataagaaaaaaatatttaaagaactctCTTTagcacccgtttgctcgtgttcatataacttgatgccttttcaacaaatcgagttgagtttgcgcttttcatgccttttttatgtgcgtcctccctaaaaatatgtacctgcaactttagcacagtttaacaattatgcaaaaccaaatagcccggtacctcaccttgttgagtaatcgattagctttcagttttacagcgaaagctgttatgagatcatttcaacggccatttttggtggcgtagttgtccgccgccgccgccgccgccgccgccgccggtgtccgtaaccactatcgctcgaaataagaaaaaaaacgaaataagaaaaaatttccaggatggaacggggttcgaacctgggccctctgcgtgggagcccagtgttgtacctcagagccatgccggtgcttggacctgtcttgcaaaacgacgctatacaggcttcatgtccagaaggaaccacattaacatctgtaatttagtgtggtagaaaagtgaaataacaaccacgcatcacacaacgcgaattctgtaaccaggcgtcacacaatgcgaattgcgcaacgagtgggctgttggatgcttccaacccattacaaggggctctgcaataattcttcatcgtcatcaggcacaacaccaacaaagtgcgcataatgccttacatgtttttagcgggtaccacggctctccgttgaatgacgaaaaatggcatagtggctgcttccctacttcacagaaattatgatgatttatagcgtagtgggttcctcgcaagggcacttgcattggtttccaaggaagcccatgagcccatcatccatttcctcagggtctaaattaagttcttcccccctctctctgtctctctttctcacgtcaatgtatgttatattgcatggtgggagagttaaatagcgaccgggcgtcacacaatgcgaattacgtaactggtgagccgtttaaagcttccaacccattacaaaggcctgagccacaattcttcatcgtcatagtcgtcacgtaaacaaagtgcacataatgccttacatatgtgtagctggaacctcgcttctgcgcacaatgacgaataatggcgttgtaggtgcttcccaatttcacaaatattgtgatttatggcgtagtgggtaccttgctagtgtgcttgtattagtagccccagagagcttacaacgggctctagaaatgacgctcttccagctttcgctgtgactgtgctgcgctttccgcacaggcctggcatttttttttctccgtaatccgttagcttttttttttttaagtaattgtaatcgctgacgctctttcactgtaatgcgtacaagtctgttcccgacccagttatttttttttttcacttgagcttacagcactaatatcgacgtcAATGGAAGAGTAGTAgtaaagctcgtgttcaggccggttctgaaaagtcctcaagtggttttaaacatcataaaaacggttttattgtcgccaacgattacctgtatgctatgtgttgtaatgaaaaattattcacgcgaagcaatttgcaaaacgcgagcaagattggctacttcggcaataagctcagaaaaaatgagcagttcgcagcgcatggcctgatgctctcttgactggcccggtgcagcggagctgtaggtcaccgctcattgcacgtcactctaatgtggtgtgacgtcactaaaactttcgttacgcttcctacacagtgacgtcggtgtcagtcgcgctagcgatgggtctcgatcgcgagaataaGCGTTTATacatactttggaagtgaattaaaatatattctaaacgttttctgcgtgcaatacttcgtactgagcgtccttgcttacagagaaagcctacagcaggctttttatagcctcaaaatttggtgacaccacctctttaacggcatggtctttcctagaccggcctgcagttctctcgtagccgaaatgccatgacatgtttccatcaaggtagtcaacactaaaactgatatcccacactcaccatgcttcataatcatttcgtggttctggcgcggaaaacccaagaatttaattttaaaggaaaatttccttcCTAGCTTCTttgacccgcattctttaagagggaAGAAGAATTGtcctaggggctcgtagaaagccaacaatcaagcccaggaaagcataggtacgttatttgttgatgtttttaactgtagtgtaacgaaTATGACCTACATTGAAATGACTTaaatggcacgaaaaagcacactttctttcggtgggattcgaacccacaactttcgcattacgcgtctgatgctctaacaattaagctacgacggagggcgctccctcgtccactttgttgggtatttacgtgagcttaaTCCTTGGGAGT comes from Rhipicephalus sanguineus isolate Rsan-2018 chromosome 7, BIME_Rsan_1.4, whole genome shotgun sequence and encodes:
- the LOC119398642 gene encoding ice-structuring glycoprotein-like, with protein sequence MGRQADASGPVDDIPTDPLSTADGSCETHNPDGAARAPTPLPSLGDRDREGHGAAVSGSCFTDNFAECPAAVIDTNRKVDFHLQMSNFTSLPTTGPSLAEIMTASKPQQPASHPPSWPALECLETSGDFHRVPTSALSQPAGDKTLTTTPSLAHNQEPQHPGISPQTLAEGAVARHLPSTVSLKEAAVPIPPEAIVIEDLMVQPMLAADDTSSAQDGLTARGTLRPLGPTIPELDEMKTGKAQRSLQQQEDLPEHQTVSVNGDQPLEKAKVALPPSQVTSEPPATIAAPPKPACNTAAPAAPAAAIAPAVHRVAAKPHQRSRSGTRVVRPPFELRNHLLAQYATALRKKQDEEDYQNFVTWLAQKRATLRAATHAAHANTNTSPAQAPTASLNQLEQQAVTTIGDWLLNKAKEAAPVAADLSEPAATTPVSTDDATSSPYAAMTEDEAIDATATSRKRGREEDAAECPRKQANTQATAGTTTTAAASPAGSPSEPDDTASSTTTHAALLTQAASADSVAAPPAAPAGKRKKNKRKTQSKPLAA